A portion of the Enterobacter sp. SA187 genome contains these proteins:
- a CDS encoding pirin family protein yields the protein MITTRTAKQCGKADFGWLQARYTFSFGHYFDPNLLGYASLRVLNQEVLAPGASFQPRTYPKVDILNLILEGEAEYRDSEGHHVQAKAGDALLIATQPGISYSEHNLSKDKSLTRMQLWLDASPERENSLVQKISLADHAQQLLASPDGSQGSLQLRQQAWVHHIELEKGEELSFHLHGPRAYLQSIHGSVHAVTHQTGQQALTCGDGAFIRDEPNITLVADTPLRALLIDLPM from the coding sequence ATGATCACGACAAGAACAGCCAAACAGTGCGGAAAGGCCGACTTCGGATGGTTGCAGGCCCGCTACACCTTCTCCTTTGGCCATTATTTTGACCCGAACCTGCTGGGCTATGCCTCGTTGCGGGTGCTGAACCAGGAAGTGCTGGCGCCGGGGGCATCATTCCAGCCGCGTACCTATCCAAAAGTGGATATTTTAAATCTCATTCTGGAAGGCGAAGCCGAGTACCGCGACAGTGAAGGTCATCATGTCCAGGCGAAGGCAGGCGATGCGCTGCTGATCGCCACGCAGCCGGGCATCAGCTACAGCGAACACAACCTGAGCAAAGATAAATCCCTGACGCGTATGCAGCTGTGGCTGGACGCCAGCCCCGAGCGGGAAAATTCGCTGGTGCAGAAAATTTCGCTGGCAGATCATGCGCAGCAACTGCTGGCCTCGCCTGACGGCAGCCAGGGCAGCCTGCAACTGCGTCAGCAGGCGTGGGTTCATCATATCGAACTGGAAAAAGGCGAAGAGCTGAGTTTCCATCTCCACGGCCCGCGCGCCTATTTGCAGTCGATCCATGGCAGCGTGCACGCCGTGACGCACCAGACCGGGCAACAGGCCCTGACCTGCGGCGACGGGGCCTTTATCCGTGATGAGCCGAATATTACCCTCGTCGCCGATACGCCGCTGCGTGCATTGCTGATTGATTTACCGATGTAG
- the garK gene encoding glycerate 2-kinase — MKIVIAPDSYKESLSASEVAQAIEKGFREIFPAAEYVCVPVADGGEGTVEAMIAATGGTAFVAPVTGPLGEVVDARWGISGDGQTAFIEMAAASGLALVPSALRNPLITTSRGTGELILHALEQGAHHIIIGIGGSATNDGGAGMVQALGAKLCDANGTEIGNGGGSLMSLNSIDITGLDPRLARCTLRVACDVTNPLLGDQGASRIFGPQKGASEACIIELDKNLAHYADVIKKSLHVDVKNVPGAGAAGGMGAALMAFLNAELRSGIEIVTDALNLEEHIHDCTLVVTGEGRIDSQTIHGKVPAGIASVANKYHKPVIGIAGSLSTDVGVVHDHGIDAVFSVLTTVCTLEEAFRGASDNIYRASRNIAATLQVGMLSEG, encoded by the coding sequence ATGAAAATCGTCATCGCTCCTGATTCATATAAAGAAAGCCTGTCCGCTTCAGAAGTGGCGCAGGCAATAGAAAAAGGCTTTCGGGAAATTTTTCCCGCGGCCGAGTATGTCTGTGTCCCGGTCGCTGACGGCGGCGAAGGCACGGTAGAAGCCATGATTGCCGCCACCGGGGGCACGGCGTTCGTCGCCCCGGTCACCGGCCCGCTGGGGGAGGTGGTTGACGCACGCTGGGGCATCTCCGGCGACGGGCAGACCGCCTTTATCGAAATGGCGGCGGCCAGCGGCCTGGCGCTGGTGCCGTCCGCGTTACGCAATCCGCTGATCACCACCTCGCGCGGTACCGGCGAGCTTATTCTGCACGCGCTGGAACAGGGCGCGCACCATATCATTATCGGTATCGGCGGCAGCGCCACCAACGACGGCGGCGCAGGCATGGTACAGGCGCTGGGCGCGAAGCTGTGCGATGCCAATGGTACGGAGATCGGCAACGGCGGCGGCAGCCTGATGAGCCTGAATTCGATCGATATTACGGGGCTGGATCCACGCCTTGCCCGGTGCACCCTCCGTGTGGCCTGTGACGTCACTAACCCGCTGCTCGGCGACCAGGGCGCGTCGCGTATCTTCGGCCCGCAAAAAGGAGCGAGCGAGGCGTGCATTATTGAGCTGGACAAAAACCTCGCTCACTATGCGGACGTCATTAAAAAATCCCTGCATGTGGATGTGAAAAACGTACCGGGCGCAGGCGCGGCGGGCGGTATGGGGGCGGCGCTGATGGCGTTTCTCAATGCCGAGTTGCGCAGCGGCATTGAAATTGTGACCGACGCGCTGAACCTCGAAGAACATATTCACGATTGTACGCTGGTGGTGACCGGCGAAGGCCGCATCGACAGCCAGACCATTCATGGCAAAGTACCGGCGGGCATTGCCTCGGTGGCCAATAAATACCATAAGCCGGTGATCGGTATCGCCGGGAGTCTGTCCACCGATGTGGGCGTGGTGCACGATCACGGCATTGATGCCGTGTTCAGCGTATTAACCACGGTCTGCACGCTGGAAGAGGCGTTTCGCGGCGCGTCTGACAATATTTATCGCGCTTCGCGCAATATTGCCGCGACCTTGCAGGTCGGGATGTTGAGCGAAGGGTGA
- the garR gene encoding 2-hydroxy-3-oxopropionate reductase encodes MTMKVGFIGLGIMGKPMSKNLMKAGYSVVVVDRNHDAVSEMVAAGAETAATAKEVAEQCEVIITMLPNSPHVKEVALGDGGIIEGAKPGTVLIDMSSIAPLASREISEALKAKGIDMLDAPVSGGEPKAIDGTLSVMVGGDKAIFDKYYDLMKTMAGSVVHTGDIGAGNVTKLANQVIVALNIAAMSEALTLATKAGVNPDLVFQAIRGGLAGSTVLEAKAPMVMDRNFKPGFRIDLHIKDLSNALDTSHGVGAQLPLTAAVMEMMQALRADGHGNDDHSALACYYEKLAKVEVSR; translated from the coding sequence ATGACGATGAAAGTGGGTTTCATTGGCCTGGGTATCATGGGTAAACCGATGAGCAAGAACCTCATGAAAGCCGGTTACTCAGTGGTGGTGGTAGATCGCAATCATGATGCCGTGTCGGAAATGGTTGCCGCCGGTGCCGAAACCGCCGCAACGGCAAAAGAAGTGGCCGAACAGTGTGAGGTGATCATCACCATGCTGCCGAACTCCCCGCACGTAAAAGAAGTGGCGCTGGGGGACGGCGGCATTATCGAAGGCGCGAAACCGGGCACCGTGCTGATCGACATGAGTTCTATCGCACCGCTGGCGAGCCGCGAAATCAGCGAAGCCCTGAAAGCCAAAGGTATTGATATGCTCGATGCGCCGGTCAGCGGCGGCGAGCCGAAAGCTATCGACGGTACGCTGTCGGTGATGGTGGGCGGCGATAAAGCTATTTTTGATAAGTATTACGACCTGATGAAAACCATGGCGGGATCCGTGGTGCATACCGGCGATATTGGCGCAGGCAACGTTACCAAACTGGCCAACCAGGTGATAGTGGCGCTGAACATCGCGGCCATGTCGGAAGCCCTGACGCTGGCGACCAAAGCGGGCGTTAACCCGGATCTGGTCTTCCAGGCGATCCGCGGCGGTCTGGCGGGCAGCACCGTACTGGAGGCGAAAGCGCCGATGGTGATGGATCGCAACTTTAAGCCGGGCTTCCGTATTGATCTGCACATCAAAGACCTGTCTAACGCGCTGGATACCTCTCACGGCGTGGGCGCGCAGTTGCCGCTCACCGCGGCGGTCATGGAAATGATGCAGGCCCTGCGTGCCGATGGTCATGGCAACGACGATCACAGTGCGCTTGCCTGCTATTACGAAAAACTGGCGAAAGTGGAAGTCTCCCGCTGA
- the garL gene encoding 2-dehydro-3-deoxyglucarate aldolase has protein sequence MNNTVFPNTFKAALAANQVQIGCWSALANPFTTEVLGLAGFDWILLDGEHAPNDVLSFVPQLMALKSSSSASVVRVPTNDPVVIKRLLDIGFYNFLIPFVETEAEAALAVAATRYPPEGIRGVSVSHRANMFGTVPDYFAQSNKNISIMVQIESQAGVDNLDGILTTDGVDAVFVGPSDLAASLGYLGNAAHPDVQRVIQHIFARAKAHGKPAGILAPVEVDARRYLEWGATVVAVGSDLGVFRAATQKLADAFKK, from the coding sequence ATGAATAACACTGTTTTCCCGAACACATTTAAAGCTGCGCTGGCGGCGAATCAGGTGCAGATTGGCTGCTGGTCGGCGCTGGCAAACCCGTTTACCACAGAAGTGCTGGGCCTTGCCGGTTTTGACTGGATCCTGCTGGACGGTGAACACGCCCCTAACGACGTACTTTCTTTCGTGCCGCAGCTGATGGCGCTCAAAAGCAGCAGCAGCGCCTCTGTGGTTCGCGTACCGACCAACGATCCGGTGGTGATCAAGCGCCTGCTGGACATCGGATTTTATAACTTCCTGATCCCGTTCGTGGAAACCGAAGCCGAAGCCGCGCTGGCGGTAGCCGCCACCCGTTATCCGCCGGAAGGCATTCGCGGCGTATCGGTATCCCATCGCGCCAATATGTTCGGCACCGTACCGGATTACTTCGCGCAGTCGAACAAAAACATCTCAATCATGGTGCAGATCGAAAGCCAGGCCGGCGTGGATAACCTTGACGGCATTCTCACCACTGACGGCGTGGACGCGGTATTCGTTGGACCAAGCGACCTGGCGGCAAGTCTGGGCTATCTCGGCAACGCCGCGCACCCGGACGTGCAGCGTGTCATTCAACACATTTTTGCCCGCGCCAAAGCGCACGGCAAACCGGCAGGCATTCTGGCCCCGGTAGAGGTTGATGCCCGTCGTTATCTGGAATGGGGCGCGACCGTAGTTGCCGTCGGCAGCGATTTAGGCGTATTCCGCGCCGCCACGCAAAAATTAGCCGACGCCTTTAAAAAATAA